The following are from one region of the Pseudorasbora parva isolate DD20220531a chromosome 12, ASM2467924v1, whole genome shotgun sequence genome:
- the LOC137094642 gene encoding synaptotagmin-2 isoform X2 — translation MKWNLFKKKPEAMVGPEPTGLGGTHPSHTMTMAPAVSTPADNSTDAEAPVNKNDVFEEIKSKFLNEIDKIPLPPWALIAIAVVAALLILTCCFCIIKKCCCKKKKNKKGKKGKDGFNMKNMQGGDDDDDEEGETGLTEEEKEEEEKEVEKLGKLQYSLDYDFQDNKLTVGILQCADLISMDSGGTSDPYVKVFILPDKKKKFDTKVHKKTLNPVFNETFVFKMPYQELGGKTLVMCVYDYDRFSKHDIIGEVKLPMNTLDLGQPIEEWRDLESAEKEEPEKLGDICISLRYVPTAGKLTVCILEAKNLKKMDVGGLSDPYVKIQLLQNGKRLKKKKTTVKKNTLNPYYNESFSFEIPLEQMQKIIVVVTVFDYDKIGKNDAIGKIFIGSKAQSTALKHWSDMLANPRRPIAQWHPLQPEEDVDGALAALNAKK, via the exons atgaagtggaacctcttcaaAAAGAAGCCAGAAGCCATGGTGGGCCCAGAGCCGACCGGCCTCGGAGGAACCCATCCGTCTCACACCATGACGATGGCTCCGGCCGTCTCCACACCGGCTGATAACTCCACCGACGCCGAGGCACCCGTCAATAAGAACGATGTCTTTGAGGAAATCAAAAGCAAGTTCCTCAATGAGATCGATAAAATCCCAT TGCCTCCATGGGCGCTGATCGCCATCGCTGTGGTGGCCGCCCTCCTCATCCTCACCTGCTGCTTCTGTATCATTAAGAAATGCTGCtgtaagaagaagaagaacaagaaAGGCAAAAAAGGAAAGGATGGCTTCAACATGAAGAACATGCAGGGTGGAGAT GATGATGACGATGAAGAAGGAGAAACTGGCCTGACCGAGGAAgagaaagaggaagaggagaaaGAAGTGGAGAAACTCGGAAAGCTTCAGTACTCTTTGGATTATGACTTCCAGGATAACAAG CTCACCGTCGGGATCTTGCAGTGTGCCGACCTGATTTCCATGGACTCTGGCGGAACGTCCGATCCTTACGTTAAAGTGTTCATCCTACCAGATAAGAAGAAGAAGTTTGACACCAAGGTGCACAAAAAGACCCTCAACCCAGTGTTCAACGAAACCTTTGTCTTCAAG ATGCCGTATCAGGAGCTGGGTGGGAAGACGCTGGTCATGTGTGTGTACGACTATGACCGCTTCTCCAAACACGACATTATCGGCGAAGTAAAATTACCCATGAACACTCTGGATTTGGGCCAGCCGATTGAAGAGTGGAGAGACCTGGAGAGTGCTGAGAAAGAGGAG CCGGAGAAGCTCGGTGACATCTGCATCTCGCTGCGTTACGTTCCTACGGCCGGAAAACTGACCGTCTGTATCCTGGAGGCCAAGAACCTGAAGAAGATGGACGTGGGCGGCCTGTCCG ACCCGTATGTGAAGATCCAGCTCCTGCAGAACGGAAAGCgtctgaagaagaagaagacgaCGGTGAAGAAGAACACACTGAACCCGTACTACAATGAGTCCTTCAGCTTCGAGATCCCTCTGGAGCAAATGCAG AAAATCATTGTGGTGGTGACGGTCTTCGACTACGACAAGATCGGCAAGAACGATGCCATCGGTAAGATCTTCATTGGCAGCAAAGCCCAAAGCACGGCGCTGAAGCACTGGTCCGACATGCTGGCCAATCCACGCCGGCCCATCGCCCAATGGCATCCTCTGCAGCCGGAGGAAGACGTCGACGGCGCGCTAGCTGCTCTTAATGCCAAGAAGTAA
- the LOC137094642 gene encoding synaptotagmin-2 isoform X1, whose protein sequence is MKWNLFKKKPEAMVGPEPTGLGGTHPSHTMTMAPAVSTPADNSTDAEAPVNKNDVFEEIKSKFLNEIDKIPLPPWALIAIAVVAALLILTCCFCIIKKCCCKKKKNKKGKKGKDGFNMKNMQGGDKQDDDDEEGETGLTEEEKEEEEKEVEKLGKLQYSLDYDFQDNKLTVGILQCADLISMDSGGTSDPYVKVFILPDKKKKFDTKVHKKTLNPVFNETFVFKMPYQELGGKTLVMCVYDYDRFSKHDIIGEVKLPMNTLDLGQPIEEWRDLESAEKEEPEKLGDICISLRYVPTAGKLTVCILEAKNLKKMDVGGLSDPYVKIQLLQNGKRLKKKKTTVKKNTLNPYYNESFSFEIPLEQMQKIIVVVTVFDYDKIGKNDAIGKIFIGSKAQSTALKHWSDMLANPRRPIAQWHPLQPEEDVDGALAALNAKK, encoded by the exons atgaagtggaacctcttcaaAAAGAAGCCAGAAGCCATGGTGGGCCCAGAGCCGACCGGCCTCGGAGGAACCCATCCGTCTCACACCATGACGATGGCTCCGGCCGTCTCCACACCGGCTGATAACTCCACCGACGCCGAGGCACCCGTCAATAAGAACGATGTCTTTGAGGAAATCAAAAGCAAGTTCCTCAATGAGATCGATAAAATCCCAT TGCCTCCATGGGCGCTGATCGCCATCGCTGTGGTGGCCGCCCTCCTCATCCTCACCTGCTGCTTCTGTATCATTAAGAAATGCTGCtgtaagaagaagaagaacaagaaAGGCAAAAAAGGAAAGGATGGCTTCAACATGAAGAACATGCAGGGTGGAGAT AAACAGGATGATGACGATGAAGAAGGAGAAACTGGCCTGACCGAGGAAgagaaagaggaagaggagaaaGAAGTGGAGAAACTCGGAAAGCTTCAGTACTCTTTGGATTATGACTTCCAGGATAACAAG CTCACCGTCGGGATCTTGCAGTGTGCCGACCTGATTTCCATGGACTCTGGCGGAACGTCCGATCCTTACGTTAAAGTGTTCATCCTACCAGATAAGAAGAAGAAGTTTGACACCAAGGTGCACAAAAAGACCCTCAACCCAGTGTTCAACGAAACCTTTGTCTTCAAG ATGCCGTATCAGGAGCTGGGTGGGAAGACGCTGGTCATGTGTGTGTACGACTATGACCGCTTCTCCAAACACGACATTATCGGCGAAGTAAAATTACCCATGAACACTCTGGATTTGGGCCAGCCGATTGAAGAGTGGAGAGACCTGGAGAGTGCTGAGAAAGAGGAG CCGGAGAAGCTCGGTGACATCTGCATCTCGCTGCGTTACGTTCCTACGGCCGGAAAACTGACCGTCTGTATCCTGGAGGCCAAGAACCTGAAGAAGATGGACGTGGGCGGCCTGTCCG ACCCGTATGTGAAGATCCAGCTCCTGCAGAACGGAAAGCgtctgaagaagaagaagacgaCGGTGAAGAAGAACACACTGAACCCGTACTACAATGAGTCCTTCAGCTTCGAGATCCCTCTGGAGCAAATGCAG AAAATCATTGTGGTGGTGACGGTCTTCGACTACGACAAGATCGGCAAGAACGATGCCATCGGTAAGATCTTCATTGGCAGCAAAGCCCAAAGCACGGCGCTGAAGCACTGGTCCGACATGCTGGCCAATCCACGCCGGCCCATCGCCCAATGGCATCCTCTGCAGCCGGAGGAAGACGTCGACGGCGCGCTAGCTGCTCTTAATGCCAAGAAGTAA